One segment of Carya illinoinensis cultivar Pawnee chromosome 1, C.illinoinensisPawnee_v1, whole genome shotgun sequence DNA contains the following:
- the LOC122282351 gene encoding homeobox-leucine zipper protein GLABRA 2-like translates to MGVDMSNNPPTSRTKDFFSSPALSLSLAGIFRDAGAAAASMDVEEGDEGSGGGGGGQGEDTAEISSENSGPLRSRSEDDLDGEGEQEDDGDGDKNKKKKRKKYHRHTAEQIREMEALFKESPHPDEKQRQQLSKQLGLAPRQVKFWFQNRRTQIKAIQERHENSLLKSEMDKLRDENKAMREQINKACCPNCGTATTSRDSSVTTEEQQLRIENARLKAEVEKLRAALGKYPPGAASPSCSTGKDQDSRSSLDFFTGIFGLEKSRITEIVNQAMEELIKMATAGEPLWIRSVETGREILNYDEYVKEFSIKSSSNNGRPKRSIEASRETGVVFVDLPRLVQSFMDVSQWKEMFPCLISKAATVDVISNGEGPNGNGAVQLMFAELQMLTPMVPTREVYFVRYCKQLSAEQWAIVDVSIDKVEDNIDASLVKCRKRPSGCIIEDKSNGHCKVIWVEHVECQKNTVHTMYRTIVNSGLAFGARHWMATLQLQCERLVFFMATNVPMKDSTGVATLAGRKSILKLAQRMTWSFCHAIGASSFHTWTKVSSKTGEDIRVSSRKNLNDPGEPHGVILCAVSSVWLPVSPQVLFDFLRDEARRNEWDIISNGGPAQSIANLAKGQDRGNAVTIQAMKSKENNTWIIQDSCTNAYESMVVFAPVDINGMQSVMTGCDSSNIAILSSGFSILPDGLESRPLVITSRQEEKSTEAGSLLTIAFQILTSTSTTAKPTMESVESVNSLISCTLRNIKTSLQCEDG, encoded by the exons ATGGGCGTGGACATGTCGAACAATCCACCCACTTCTCGTACCAAAGACTTCTTTAGCTCTCCAGCCCTTTCTCTTAGCCTT GCTGGGATTTTTCGCGATGCCGGGGCAGCAGCAGCGAGCATGGATGTGGAGGAGGGGGATGAGGGAAGCGGAGGCGGCGGCGGCGGCCAGGGAGAAGACACGGCAGAGATTAGCAGTGAGAACTCGGGGCCCTTGAGATCAAGATCCGAGGATGATTTAGATGGGGAAGGAGAGCAAGAGGATGATGGTGATGgggacaaaaacaaaaagaagaagagaaagaagtaTCATAGGCACACAGCTGAGCAAATCAGAGAAATGGAAGC GCTATTCAAAGAGTCACCCCACCCAGATGAGAAGCAGAGGCAACAGCTTAGCAAGCAATTAGGCCTTGCTCCTAGGCAAGTCAAGTTTTGGTTTCAAAATCGTCGGACCCAAATCAAG GCTATTCAAGAGCGCCATGAAAATTCTTTATTGAAATCGGAAATGGATAAACTTCGAGACGAAAACAAAGCCATGAGGGAGCAAATAAATAAAGCTTGTTGCCCCAACTGCGGCACGGCCACCACAAGCCGAGATTCATCAGTGACTACGGAGGAACAACAGCTAAGAATCGAAAATGCCAGACTCAAGGCCGAG GTAGAAAAACTCCGAGCAGCTCTAGGAAAATACCCTCCGGGAGCAGCCTCGCCTTCATGCTCAACTGGCAAAGACCAAGATAGCAGAAGCTCCTTGGATTTTTTCACTGGAATTTTTGGGCTGGAGAAGTCGAGGATAACGGAGATAGTTAATCAAGCAATGGAGGAGCTCATAAAGATGGCTACAGCTGGAGAACCCCTATGGATTCGTAGCGTTGAGACTGGTCGTGAAATACTTAATTATGATGAGTATGTGAAAGAGTTCTCCATTAAAAGTTCTAGCAATAATGGGCGGCCAAAGAGATCCATCGAGGCCTCTAGAGAGACTGGTGTTGTGTTTGTGGATCTCCCACGGCTGGTTCAAAGTTTCATGGATGTG AGTCAATGGAAGGAAATGTTTCCATGTCTGATCTCAAAGGCGGCGACCGTTGATGTCATCTCCAATGGTGAAGGTCCTAATGGAAATGGTGCCGTACAACTG ATGTTCGCAGAATTGCAAATGCTGACACCAATGGTGCCAACTAGAGAGGTGTACTTCGTCAGATATTGCAAGCAACTGAGTGCTGAACAATGGGCAATTGTCGATGTTTCCATCGACAAAGTGGAGGACAATATCGATGCATCCCTTGTGAAATGTAGAAAACGCCCTTCTGGTTGCATCATCGAGGATAAATCGAATGGCCATTGCAAG GTGATTTGGGTAGAACACGTGGAATGCCAGAAAAACACAGTTCATACAATGTACCGCACCATCGTTAACAGCGGTCTAGCTTTTGGTGCACGGCATTGGATGGCAACACTGCAACTCCAATGCGAACGGCTCGTTTTCTTCATGGCCACAAATGTTCCCATGAAGGATTCAACTG GCGTAGCCACTCTGGCTGGGAGGAAAAGCATTTTGAAGTTGGCGCAAAGGATGACATGGAGTTTTTGCCATGCAATTGGAGCATCGAGCTTTCATACATGGACCAAGGTCTCAAGCAAGACAGGGGAGGACATACGGGTGAGTTCCaggaagaacttgaatgatccTGGAGAACCTCATGGGGTCATCTTGTGTGCAGTTTCATCTGTATGGTTGCCTGTCTCTCCTCAGGTCCTGTTCGATTTCTTAAGAGATGAAGCTCGCCGAAATGAG TGGGACATAATCTCCAATGGAGGTCCAGCACAATCCATCGCAAACTTGGCTAAAGGGCAAGATCGTGGCAATGCAGTGACCATACAA GCAATGAAATCAAAAGAGAACAACACGTGGATCATTCAAGATAGCTGCACCAATGCATACGAGTCCATGGTGGTCTTTGCTCCTGTTGACATTAACGGCATGCAGTCGGTGATGACAGGATGCGACTCTAGCAATATCGCCATATTGTCTTCGGGTTTTTCTATTCTTCCCGACGGGCTGGAATCGAGGCCTCTAGTGATTACTTCTAGGCAGGAGGAGAAGAGCACCGAAGCAGGATCTTTGCTTACAATAGCATTCCAGATCCTAACTAGTACTTCTACAACAGCTAAGCCTACCATGGAGTCCGTGGAGTCTGTCAACTCTCTAATATCGTGTACCTTGAGAAACATTAAGACAAGCTTGCAGTGTGAGGATGGTTGA
- the LOC122282370 gene encoding photosystem I reaction center subunit VI-2, chloroplastic: protein MASLATLAAVQPATIKGLGSSSLTGTKLYVKPTRQSLRTKSFRAGAVVAKYGDKSVYFDLEDLGNTTGQWDLYGSDAPSPYNPLQSKFFETFAAPFTKRGLLLKFLILGGGSTLAYFSATASGDILPIVKGPQLPPKPGPRGKL, encoded by the exons ATGGCTTCTCTAGCAACTTTAGCTGCTGTTCAACCAGCCACCATCAAGGGCCTTGGTAGCAGCTCCCTGACAGGAACAAAGCTCTATGTCAAGCCAACTCGCCAGAGCCTGAGAACCAAAAGCTTCAG GGCGGGTGCGGTGGTGGCAAAGTATGGTGACAAGAGCGTCTACTTTGATTTGGAAGACTTGGGGAACACCACTGGACAATGGGATTTGTATGGCTCAGATGCCCCTTCACCTTACAACCCTCTTCAG AGCAAGTTCTTTGAGACATTTGCAGCTCCATTCACCAAGAGGGGTTTATTGCTCAAATTCTTGATCTTGGGAGGTGGTTCCACCCTTGCTTACTTCAGTGCCACTGCTTCGGGTGACATCCTACCAATTGTGAAGGGCCCACAACTTCCACCGAAGCCTGGCCCACGTGGCAAGCTCTAA
- the LOC122282364 gene encoding peroxidase 29-like — MRFPLALFLCALGCFPASTAIAGISGVLELQFYKNSCPDAEMIVTEHVTSSMLTDPSSAAPLLRLAFHDCQVDGCDGSILLKESSNSMEIEAESQKNFGIRKLDLMNNIKSSLEEVCPQTVSCADIIQLAARDAIHLAGGPFIEVLTGRRDSVSASKKRAENQLPASNISVNEFTKIFHEKNINLQEGVALIGGHTLGIGHCRNFKERLRPVIDPTLSPTFLLLLQTVCSDPSLSDVAFAQNDATAFIFDNQYFIDIQNGRGLLKIDSEIATDPRTMPHVIAFGKDMQQFFHMFTSGFLKLSSYKVLVGEKGEIRSDCSFENS, encoded by the exons ATGAGGTTTCCATTGGCTTTGTTTTTGTGCGCTTTGGGTTGCTTCCCTGCAAGTACTGCAATTGCCGGGATCAGTGGAGTACTTGAGCTgcagttttataaaaatagttgTCCTGATGCTGAGATGATTGTCACAGAGCACGTTACAAGTAGTATGCTCACAGATCCTTCCAGTGCTGCACCCCTTTTAAGACTGGCTTTCCATGACTGTCAAGTTgat GGTTGTGATGGCTCGATTCTTCTCAAGGAATCATCAAACAGCATGGAAATTGAAGCAGAGTCTCAGAAGAATTTTGGAATAAGAAAGCTCGACCTCATGAACAACATAAAAAGTTCTCTTGAGGAAGTCTGTCCTCAAACTGTATCTTGTGCTGATATTATACAGTTGGCTGCAAGGGACGCTATTCACCTG GCAGGAGGACCATTTATCGAGGTTTTAACTGGAAGAAGAGATTCTGTTTCTgcaagcaagaagagagctgAAAATCAGCTTCCGGCTTCTAACATATCGGTTAATGAGTTTACTAAGATCTTCcatgaaaagaacattaatctACAAGAAGGAGTTGCATTAATTG GAGGTCATACTCTAGGCATAGGGCACTGCCGGAACTTTAAGGAGCGACTTAGGCCAGTAATTGATCCCACGTTGTCACCGACCTTCTTGTTGCTGCTGCAAACAGTTTGCAGCGATCCTTCTTTGTCGGATGTTGCATTTGCCCAAAATGATGCCACTGCATTCATCTTTGACAATCAATACTTCATTGATATCCAAAATGGGAGAGGACTGCTCAAGATTGATTCTGAGATTGCTACAGATCCAAGGACAATGCCACATGTAATTGCGTTTGGAAAGGACATGCAGCAGTTCTTTCATATGTTTACATCTGGGTTTCTCAAGCTCTCAAGCTACAAGGTTTTAGTTGGAGAAAAGGGGGAGATTAGGAGCGACTGTAGCTTCGAAAATAGCTAG